CCGAGATGTCGGGGGCATCTTCCTGCTTCATGCCGACCGTGTGATAGCCCGCATCGACATGGTGCACTTCGCCGGTAACGCCTGCCGACAGGTCGCTGCACAAATAGAGGCCGGCGCCGCCCACATCCTCGATGCTGACATTGCGGCGCATCGGTGCGTTGTATTCGTTCCATTTCAGGATGTAGCGAAAATCGCCGATACCGCTGGCAGCCAGCGTCTTGATCGGGCCGGCGCTGATCGCGTTCACGCGGATGCCGTCGGGGCCCAGATCGTTCGCAAGGTAGCGGACACTGGCCTCCAGCGCTGCCTTGGCAACGCCCATGACGTTGTAATGCGGGATGACCTTTTCCGCTCCGTAATAGCTCAGCGTGACGATGGAGCCGCCGGTTTCCGGCATCATCGTCGCCGCACGCTGCGCCACCGCGACGAGCGAGTAGGCGGAGATGTTCATCGTGGTCAGGAAATTGTCGAGACTGGTATCGACATATTTGCCGCGCAGTTCGTTCTTGTCCGAATATCCGATGGCATGGATCACGAAGTCCAGGCTGTCCCACCGCTCTGCCAGCGTGGCGAAGGCAGCGTCCAGCGAATCCATGTCGGACACGTCGCATTCGAAGGTGAAGTCGCTTCCCAGTTCCTGCGCCAGCGGTTTTACCCGCTTGGCCAGCGCGTCGCCCTGATAACTGAAGGCCAGCTCTGCGCCCTGGTCGGCGAGCTGTTTCGCAATCCCCCAGGCAAGCGATTTGTTGTTGGCGAGGCCCATGATCAGCCCGCGCTTTCCAGCCATCAATCCGGTCATTCTGCACCTTCCCTGGCAGCGGCGGCAGCACGTTCGGCCGCCCGTCTGCGATTATCCGCCTGCCCGATCACATCTTCTTCCTCGGGCGTTTCGGCAAGCGCGGCGTTCAGTTCCGCGCCGACCACCATCCCTAGGCCCACCAGCCAGAAAAAGAAAAGCGTGATCATCATGCCCGCCAGCGATCCGTAGGTGAGATCGTAGGCGAAGAACTGCCGCAGCACGACGGGCAGGGCGATGGTCACCCCGACCCACCAGATTGTGACGGCCAGCGCGCCCGGCCACTTCGGATAGCGGCGATTGCGATAGGATTTGGGCGTCAGCGTATAAAACAGCATGTACATCGACCCGAACAGGCCCAGCGCCGGGACGAAGCGCGCCAGCGCAAGCTGGGATATGACGTCTGTCAGCCACGGGAAATACGCGTCGATGACCTGCTGCGCCGTTCCGATGATGACCTGCGCCAGCAGCGACAGCATCAGCAGGATGACGGCCCCGATGATGACTCCGGCCGATGCTATGCGGTATTTCCAGAAAGCCTGGGTCGCCTGCGTCCCATAGGCACGGCGCAGCATGTCGCGGATGGTTTCGATGAGGCTGCTGACCGTCCACAGTCCCACCAGCCCGCCGGCCCATAACAGCCAGCCGGACCGCGAGTCGATGACGTTGCGGGCCACGGGTTCGATGACCTCGGCCACCACCGGCGGCAGGGCGAGGATGACGGCGTTGAT
This is a stretch of genomic DNA from Erythrobacteraceae bacterium WH01K. It encodes these proteins:
- the fabI gene encoding enoyl-ACP reductase FabI, with the protein product MTGLMAGKRGLIMGLANNKSLAWGIAKQLADQGAELAFSYQGDALAKRVKPLAQELGSDFTFECDVSDMDSLDAAFATLAERWDSLDFVIHAIGYSDKNELRGKYVDTSLDNFLTTMNISAYSLVAVAQRAATMMPETGGSIVTLSYYGAEKVIPHYNVMGVAKAALEASVRYLANDLGPDGIRVNAISAGPIKTLAASGIGDFRYILKWNEYNAPMRRNVSIEDVGGAGLYLCSDLSAGVTGEVHHVDAGYHTVGMKQEDAPDISVE
- a CDS encoding YihY/virulence factor BrkB family protein, whose protein sequence is MKGWREVYDPDERLPDPEERIVQSLSPEDRRRHAIRFSGAVTGRVTERVGPGTRIFEIVKRVAVGTFNDGFIHAGNLAYLSMLAIFPFFITGAALFSVIGEDSERAATINAVILALPPVVAEVIEPVARNVIDSRSGWLLWAGGLVGLWTVSSLIETIRDMLRRAYGTQATQAFWKYRIASAGVIIGAVILLMLSLLAQVIIGTAQQVIDAYFPWLTDVISQLALARFVPALGLFGSMYMLFYTLTPKSYRNRRYPKWPGALAVTIWWVGVTIALPVVLRQFFAYDLTYGSLAGMMITLFFFWLVGLGMVVGAELNAALAETPEEEDVIGQADNRRRAAERAAAAAREGAE